A single window of Gossypium hirsutum isolate 1008001.06 chromosome A10, Gossypium_hirsutum_v2.1, whole genome shotgun sequence DNA harbors:
- the LOC107897935 gene encoding superoxide dismutase [Mn], mitochondrial (The RefSeq protein has 3 substitutions compared to this genomic sequence) has translation MALRSSITRRTLTLGLNSTMLLPLSRSLQTFSLPDLPYDYGALEPAISGEIMQLHHQKHHQTYITNYNKALEQLHEAIQKGDSSTVVKLQSAIKFNGGGHVNHSIFWKNLAPIREGGGEPPKASLGWAIDTHFGSLESLIQKMNAEGAGLQGSGWVWVGVNKELKKLVIETTPNQDPLVTKGPHLVPLLGIDVWEHAYYLQYKNVRPDYLKNIWKVINWKYASEVYEKECA, from the exons ATGGCTCTTCGTTCGTCAGTCACCAGAAGAACCCTAACATTGGGCCTAAATTCCACGATGCTGCTGCCTCTGTCTCGATCATTGCAGACTTTCTCCCTCCCCGATCTTCCTTACGACTATGGCGCTCTTGAGCCCGCCATTAGTGGAGAGATCATGCAACTCCATCACCAAAAACACCATCAAACTTACATCACTAACTATAACAAGGCTTTAGAGCAGCTCCATGAGGCTATTCAGAAAGGTGATTCTTCCACCGTCGTTAAGTTGCAAAGCGCCATCAAGTTCAACGGCGGag GTCACGTCAACCACTCCATTTTTTGGAAGAACCTTGCCCCTATTCGT GAAGGAGGAGGTGAACCTCCAAAAGCTTCCTTGGGTTGGGCTATTGACACACACTTTGGTTCATTGGAATCATTGATTCAGAAGATGAATGCTGAGGGTGCTGCTTTGCAGGGCTCTGGTTGGGTG TGGCTTGGAGTGAACAAGGAATTAAAGAAACTCGTTATAGAAACAACTCCAAATCAG GATCCACTCGTGACTAAAGGGCCACATTTAGTTCCTTTGCTTGGCATAGATGTTTGGGAGCATGCGTACTATTTACAG TACAAGAATGTTAGACCAGATTACCTGAAGAACATATGGAAAGTCATCAATTGGAAATATGCCAGTGAAGTGTACGAGAAAGAATGTGCTTGA